The sequence TTTGTGATGGATGAACTGGCCGGTTGGCATGGTCATTATGATACGCCTACGGGTAAAAAGCTGGTAGAGGAAATGCTGGCGCATGATGTGAACCACCCTTCCATTATTTTCTGGGCCAATGGTAATGAAGGAGGGCACAACTTTGAACTGGATTCTCTTTTTGTAAAAGGTGATATACAATTGCGTCCTGTTGTACATCCCTGGCAGTTATTTGGTGGTTTTGATACACAACATTACCGGGAATATAATTACGGCATCGGTAATTACAACAATGGCCGTGAGATCGTCATGCCCACCGAGTTCCTGCATGGCTGGTACGATGGTGGCCATGGTGCAGGCCTGCAGGATTACTGGGAAGCCATGTGGCATGATCCCTTGTCGGCCGGTGGTTTCCTCTGGGATTTCGCCGATCAGGGTGTTGTAAGAACGGATAAGAACGGTGAACTGGATACGGATAAGAACCGCGGCGCCGATGGTATCCTGGGGCCTTACCACGAAAAAGAGGGCAGCTTTTTTACCATTAAAGAAGTATGGAGCCCCGTATATGTAGAGCGCCGGGAGATTACGCCGGCCTTTGATGGTAAGTTCCGCCTGGAGAACCGTTATTTCTATACCAATATCAACCAGTGTTCTTTTCAATGGACATTGGCAAAATGGGAGGGAGGTAAACGAGTGGATGTAAAGGGCACCGCCGTAGCCCCCAATATAAAACCTGCGGGGAAAGGCATATTGAGTGTGGCGCTGCCTGTTAACTGGAAGCAATACGATGTATTATACCTCACGGCCTTTGATCCCTACAAAAGAGCATTGTTTACCTGGAGCTTTCCCATTGTACGTCCCGCTGCTGTAGCTGCTGCATTGGTTGATACAACAGGGAACGGCGCCGTCACTATCACTATAGCTGACTCTTTGTACCAGGTGACTGCCAATGGTATTCAGCTTGTCATTCACCAGCGCACAGGACTACTTACCAGTGTACGCAACGCCAAAGGCGTCATCCCTTTCAATAATGGACCGGTATTACAGGAAGGCGTTAATAATTTTAATGGTTATACGCATCGTTTTGAGGGACAGCAATTGGTTATTACTTCCACCTTCGATAGAAAGAACAGCTTCAATACGCTGGAATGGACTATCTATCCATCCGGCTGGGTGAAAATGCAGGTGAACTATTTCCCCGAAGCATACTTTACCACATTGGCAGGTGTCAACTTTTCTTTCCCTGAAAGCGATATGAAAGCAGTAGAGTACATGGGCAGCGGTCCTTACCGTGTATGGAAGAACCGTATGAAGGGCACGCAGTTTGGCGTGTGGCGTAAAGACTATAACAATACAGAAACAGGCGAAGCGCCCTGGAAATACCCGGAGTTCAAAGGCTATCATGCCAATCTATACTGGTGTAAGTTCATTACCAGTACGCAACCCTTTACAGTGGTGACGGAAAATGAAGATATGTTCCTTCGCTTGTTTACCCCTGCCTGGAAAGAAGACCAGTGGAAGAATTATATGCTGTACTTCCCTTCGGGCGATATCTCTTTTATGCAGGGCATTGCCGGCATTGGCACCAAAACACAAAGGAATGAAACGACCGGACCAATGGGTACTCGACATATCTACTACGATTATGAGAAAGACAGGAGCCGGGCAAAGGAACTGGTGTTGTATTTCAATTTTAATGAAGCACAATAATGAATAACAAACATCTATATAGGTTACTAACTTTGTTCCTGCTTTGTACAGGGATCATGTCCGTGCAGGCGCAGGAAATTAAAGTAGATAGCCTGCGTTGTGAGATGCTGACCGATCCGCAGGGCATTGATGTTACCACACCCCGCCTGAGCTGGATAACAATAGCTCATTATCAGCGCCAGGTGGTACAAACTGCATACGAGATCATCGTGGCTTCCACCCCGGAAAAGCTGGCGGCCAATACCGGTGATATCTGGAACAGTGGTAAAGTATCATCTGATCAATCTATTCACGTTCCTTACGGCGGTAGGCCATTAACCAGCCGCACAGCCTGCTACTGGAAAGTAAAAGTATTTACCAATAAAGGAACCACTGCATGGAGTGAACCGGCGCAGTGGACAATGGGATTGTTGAAACCTACAGACTGGAAGGCCAAATGGATAGGATATGATAAAGCATCCCCTTGGGATAGTGTTACCCAGTTCTCCCGGCTTTCGGCCCGTTATTTCAGGAAAGCGTTCACATCACGGGCTGCTGTAAAAAGGGCCACAGTATATATAGCTGGCCTGGGTCTGTATGAACTGTATATTAACGGACAGAAGATCGGTGATCAGGTGCTGGCGCCCAATCCTACCGACTACCGGAAGTCGGTGTTGTATAATACGCATGATGTAACCAGGCAGCTTACAAAAGGAGCGAATGTAGTGGCTACGGTATTGGGCAACGGCCGTTATTTCACCATGCGGCAGGATTACAAACCCAAAAAGATCAACACATTTGGCTATCCCAAAATGCTGTTGCAACTGGAAATAGAATACACGGATGGTACGCGCAAAACGATCGTGAGCGATGAAAGCTGGAAGCTGCAGGTAGATGGTCCTATCAGGACTAATAACGAGTATGATGGAGAAGAATATGATGCTGCCAAAGAGCTTCCCAACTGGAACAGGGTGAATTATAATGATGCCAGTTGGAGGAAACCGCAACTGGTGAAAGCGCCTGAAGGAAAGATAGTGGCGCAGATGAGTGAGCCAATGCGGGTGATGAAAACCATCCGGCCGGTAGCTGTTAAAAAAGCGGGGAATGGGAACTACATCCTGGACATGGGCCAGAATTTTGCTGGCTGGATAAAGATGAGGGTATCCGGTAAGCGTGGTTCCACCGTGCAACTGCGTTTTGCAGAAAGCCTGCAACCCAATGGAGAGCTGTATGTGGCCAATCTGCGTGATGCGAAAGTAACAGATGTCTATACCTTAAAAGGAGAAGGCGTTGAAACCTGGAAGCCTTCTTTTGTATACCATGGTTTCCGGTACGTGGAAGTAAGTGGTTACCCCGGTGAGCCTACCTTTAGAGATTTTGAAGGGCAGGTAGTATATGATGCCATTGCCACTACCGGATCATTCAATTCATCTAATGCAACCTTGAACCGCATCTGGCAGAATGCCTGGTGGGGTATTGCTTCCAATTATAAAGGCATACCGGTGGATTGCCCGCAGCGCAATGAACGGCAGCCCTGGCTGGGCGATAGGGCTACCGGTGCTTTGGGCGAGAGCTTCCTGTTTGATAATGCCGCACTCTATACCAAATGGCTGAATGATATTGAGCAATCGCAAACAGCAGAAGGCGCTATTCCCGATGTGGCCCCTGCTTTCTGGAATTATTACAGCGACAATGTAACCTGGCCGGGCACCTATATACTGGTAGCTGATATGTTGTATCGCCAGTATGGAGATAAACAACCCATTATTAAGCACTATCCTTCCATGAAGAAATGGATGGGGTACATGCAAAAGAAATACCTGAAAGAATTCATCCTTACCAAAGACAAGTATGGCGACTGGTGCGTACCGCCGGAATCACTGGAGTTGATCAAATCGCGCGATAGTATGCGTACCACCAAAGGAGAGTTGATTGCCACCGCTTATTACTATCGTCTGCTACAGCATATGCAGCAATTTGCGAAACTGGCTGGCCGGGAAGCCGATGTGCAAGCGTTTGCTGCACTGGCCGGAAAGATCAAAGATGCTTTCAACAGCCGTTTCTATAACGTCAAGACAAGGAACTACGACAATAATACGGTAACCGCTAACCTGTTGCCTTTGTATTTCGGCATTACGCCCGATAGTGCCAGGGAACAGGTGTTCAATCATATTTACAATAAGATCAGGATCGAGCACCATATGCATATCAGTACGGGTGTCATTGGTACGCAGTGGCTGATGCGGGGATTGTCGGATTTTGGGCGTTCTGATATTGCTTATACATTGGCATCTAACACTACTTATCCCAGTTGGGGATACATGGCGGCCAATGGCGCTACCACCATCTGGGAATTGTGGAATGGCAATACGGCCAATCCGCAGATGAATTCCCAGAACCATGTGATGTTACTGGGAGACCTGCTCACCTGGTATTATGAAAACCTGGCGGGTATCCGCTCTGATGATACGGAAGTTGGCTTTAAGAAGATCATTATGAAACCGGAGATCATTGACGGGATTAACCTGGTGGCTGGTGTTTACTGCGGTCCTTATGGACATATTATCAGCGTTTGGAAGAAAGACAGCGTGAATGCCAGCTTTCATTGGGAAGTTACTGTGCCGGCCAATACAAAGGCCCTGATCTATATTCCGGCTGATACGGTCAGTAATGTGACGGAAAACGGCCGGCCTGCTGTACAAAGTGAGGGGGTGCGATTCATAAAAGTAGCAGGCAGGTACCTGGTGTTTGAAATTGCATCCGGTACTTATGAGTTTGTTGCACAGGCGCCCTTTAAAAAAGGTATTGTAAAAGATCAGTTCATTTTTGAACGTGCCGGTTTCCCTGAAAGCCATGCTGCCACGATTGTGGAGACACCCAAAGGATTGATCACGGCCTGGTTTGGCGGCACCAAAGAGGGGAATAAAGATGTGTGTATCTGGACCAGCCGCCTGGTGAATGGTCAATGGACGGAGCCGGTAAAAGTGGCTGATGGTGTAATAAATGACACAACCCGTTATCCCTGTTACAATCCTGTACTATACCAGGTGCCCAATGGCGATTTGTTATTATTTTATAAAATAGGTTCCCGCGTGGCTACCTGGAAAGGGTATATGAAACGGTCAACCGATAATGGCCTCACCTGGGGCGAAAGGGAAGACCTGCCCGAAGGGTTCCTGGGGCCTGTGAAGAATAAGTCCATCCTGATCGGTAATGAACTGTTCTGCGCTTCCAGTACCGAAGGCAATGGATGGAAAGTACATTTTGAAGTGACGTCCGATTGGGGAAAGACCTGGCGAAAGATCGGTCCTATCAATGATGGGAAAACCATCAATGCCATACAACCCAGCATACTCACCTATAAAGATGGCCGCCTGCAGGTATTATGCAGAAGCAAGAACAGATCAGTGATAGAATCCTGGTCGGCTGATGGTGGTAAAACATGGTCGCCGGTAGCAGCTACTGCCTTACCCAATAATAACTCGGGTACGGATGCCGTAACATTGAAAGATGGCCGGCAGTTGATCGTGTATAATCACGTGAAGCCGGCAGCCAGTCTGCCCAATGGTAAGGGGGCGCGTACACCGTTGAATGTTGCTATCTCTGAAGATGGTAAGATCTGGTCGGCAGCGCTGGTGCTGGAAGATTCACCCATCAGTCAGTATTCTTATCCCTCCGTCATACAATCAGCCGATGGCATGGTGCACATTGTGTATACCTGGCGGCGGGAACGGATAAAGTATATACAGGTAGATCCAACCAAACTTGAACTAAAACCTATTGTCAATGAAATATGGCCGGGCGTTAAATCGGGTCAGCTTAATGCGAGTGAGGATTAGGAAGCAAGCTTCGAGCTGTGGGCTGCGAGCTTCGAGCCGTAAGTACGGAATAGCTGCCATTGTATGCAGATCTCTGTTGCTTATTGTGTTGTTGCCTTCGGTGTTATCTGCACAGGAGAAGACCGATAAACGATATAAGATTGCGTTGATTGACCTGATGTTGCTGAAACGCCAGAAGTTAGGCGCGCTGCAGCTTACCAAAGACCTGGGAGCTGATGGTGTGGAAGTGGATATGGGCGGACTGGGTAAGCGCTCTACGTTTGATAACCAACTGCTGAATGATTCTGTACGTCAGCTTTACCTGGATAAGATCGCAGCACTCAATATTGAAATTCCTTCCCTGGCTATGACAGGCTATTATGCCCAGTCATTTTGCGAAAGGGAAGAGTACAAGCAAAGCATTGCAGACTGCATTAAAACCATGCAGTTGATGAACGTGAAGATCGCTTTCCTGCCGATGGGCGTACAATGTGACCTGATCAAGCGCCCCGACCTGCGTAGTAAAGTAGTGGAGCGTTTGAGAGAGGCTGGTAAGATGGCGCAAGCGGCGGGTGTAGTGATCGGGATTGAAACGCCTTTATCCGCGAAGGAACAGGTAAAGCTGCTGAAGGAGATTGGTTCACCGGCTATCAAGATCTATTTCAATGTAGCGGATGCCCTGGGCGCTGGGCGCGACCTGTACAAAGAACTGCAAATACTGGGGCGTACCCGTATTTGCCAGATACATTGTACCAATAAGGATGGGGTATGGCTGGAAAATGATCCGCAGGTGGATATGAAGAAGATGAAGGCCACCCTTGATAAAATGAAGTGGCGTGGCTGGCTGGTGGTAGAGCGCAGCCGCGATGCGAAGCAGGCTACCAATGTGAAGGCGAATTATGGTGCGAATACACGCTATTTGAAGACAATCTTTCAATGAAACACCTCAGCATATTATTAGTCTTACTGTTGATTGCATTACTGCCTTTCAAGGGTATTACTCAGATATGGGTGGCAGTAGATGGATCAGACAGGAATCCCGGTACAGCCACGCAACCCAAGGCGTCGCTGCAGGCCGCTTTGCGGCAGGCCAGGGAATTGCGTCGCCTGCAGGATCCTGCTATTGGTAATGGCATTCGTATTATCCTGAAAGGAGGCGTATACCGTCTGCAGGAACCGGTATTCATCAGGCCTGAAGATGCGGGTTCTGCTGCCAGTCCGCTATTCATAGAAGGAGCACCCGGCGAACAACCCATTTTGAGTGGAGGTATTACCGTGAGTGGATGGAAAAAAGCGACGGGTAATCTGCCGGGCTTGCCGGCTGCGGCCAAGGGCAAGGTATGGGTGGCTGATGCGCCGCAGAATGGGGATGCAATAATAGATTTCCGCCAGTTGTATGTAAATGATAAAAAAGCTATACGCGCCCGTGACCGGGATACAGATAGCATGAACCGTATCCTTTCCTGGGACCCTATCAATGAACAGTGTTGGATACCTACCCCAAAAACGCCTGCACTGCTTACTGCAGCGGGTACAGAAATGGTTATTCATCAATGGTGGGCCATCGCCGTATTGCGCATCAGCAAGATGGAAGTGAGGGGCGATAGTACCCGGCTGAGTTTTTATCAGCCCGAAAGTCGTGTGCAAAGTGAGCATCCCTGGCCGGCGCCCTGGATCTCCAAACAAAGTGGCAACTCTGCTTTTTATCTTGCCAATGCTATACAGTTCCTCAATACGCCGGGCGAGTGGTTCCTGGATAAGCAGCAACGCAAGCTGTATTACTGGCCATTATCCGGTGAGGACATGACTACTGCACAAGTAACAGTTCCTTACCTGGAAACGCTGCTAAGGGTAGAAGGAACAGCCGGCAATACAGTATCCCACGTGCATATCAAAGGGCTTTCTTTTCAGCACAGCACCTGGCTGCGGCCTTCGCAGCAGGGGCATGTACCCTTACAGGCAGGCATGTATTTGCTGGATGCCTATAAACTGAAAATACCCGGCACGCCAGATAAGAAAGGACTGGAAAATCAGGCCTGGATAGGGCGGCAGCCGGCAGCAGTACGACTGGCATTTGTAAACAATACTTCTTTTAATGGTTGCCGTTTTGCCCGGTTGGGCGCTATCGGTATTGATTATGTAAAGGGAACGGACAGGGATAGCATTACCGGCTGCCTGTTTACCGATATCAGTGGTACTGCCATACAAGCCGGCACTTTTTCGGAAGAGCCTTTTGAAACACACCTGCCGTATAAGCCTTCCGATGAAAGGGAATTGTGCAGGAACCTCACGATTGGTAATAACCTGATCAGTAGTACTGCCAATGAAGACTGGGGCTGCCCGGGCATTAGTGCTGGTTACGTACGGGACATCAATATCCATCACAATGAACTGTGCGAACTCCCTTATTCCGGCATCTGTGTAGGGTGGGGGTGGACAAAGACTCCCAATGCTATGCGCAACAACCGCATTCATGCCAACTATATCCACCATTACGCAAAGCACATGTATGATGTGGCAGGCATTTATACTTTGTCGGCACAACCCGGATCGCAGATTACGAACAACCGGATAGACAGTATTTATAAAGCCCCCTACGCACATATTCCCTCGCATTGGTTTTACCTGTATACCGATGAAGGCACTGCTTACTATACGGTGAAGGATAACTGGTGCCCGGCAGAGAAGTTTTTACAGAATGCCAATGGTCCGGGTAATGAGTGGGTGAACAACGGCCCCCTGGTACAGGACAGTATTAAGGAGTCAGCAGGTTTGCAGGCCGCTTATAAGCATTTGCTTAATGAGATACCTGCCACGTTTAGCTGGCAATCCATCAATAGGGATTCATCGCAACAAATAATTATCGAGATGGTGACCGATTCGGCGCACCAGATCACCCCCGGGAAGTTGAAGGAATTGTTGAGTTTAACCCATATGTCCATGACTGTATACAAATGGAAAAATCATTGGATCATCTTTACAGAAAATACCATGCCGCCGCGCTTGTGGCAATTATCTCTTCAGCATCTTTTTGCCGGTGTTAGAGTAAAGACGTACGATAATCCTTTTTATGTTTTTAATCGTACTAAATGTGCCGATGCGGTCACTGCCCCGGAATGGGATCATATAATACTCACTGCCAACCTGGTGGCAGATGAACAATTACAACAGGAGTATATTCAGTACCATGCCACGCAATACCAGCAATGGCCCGAAGTGAGTAAGGGGTTTTGTAATGCACAGTTTCAGCAATTGCTGTTATTCAGGAATGGACGTCAGCTTATGCTGGTGATCAGTATTCCCAAAGGAGCTAGTCTGGATACCCTGAATCCTAAAACAACGGAAAACAATCCCCGGGTAGATGAGTGGAACGCATTGATGAAAAAGTACCAGGAGGGAATAGAAGGAACCGCAAAAGGGGAGACGTGGGTAATCTTAGAAAGGCAGTGGTAACGACCTGATTAAATATAACACTATAATATTTGTAATTCATCATCATGTTAAACCTTGGTATTCTCGGATTGGGAGAAGGGCGCAGCACCATGTCGGCAGCCCTGCAAAGTAAGAAATGGATATTGAAAAAGATCTGTGATGTAAAGGAGGAGCTGTGTCTTCAACGCAGCAAGGAATTTGACTTTCCTCATTATACTCTGCGCTATGAAGATATGCTCAATGATCCCTCCATTGATGTGATCGCTATTTATACGCCGGATAAGTTTCATGCCGAACATATTAAGCAGGCCCTGTTGCATAATAAGCACGTAGTGTGTACCAAGCCGCTGATAGATGACCTGTCGAAGGCGGCAGCATTACTGGCTTTACAAAAGCAGACTGGTAAGCGCGTATTTGTAGGACAAAGCTCCCGCTTCTTTGAACCGATGAAGCGTCAGCGGGCAGATTATGAAGCCGGCGCCATCGGCGAGCTGGTAACCGTAGAGGCCTATTATCATGCCGATCACCGGTGGTTCCTGGGCAAGGGATGGTCGCTGGAAAAAGCATTCAAATGGTTGTATGGCGGACTGAGTCACCCGGTAGATTTTATACGCTGGTACCTGCCGGAGATTGAAGCCGTGATGGGCTATGGTATGCTGAGCCCCAATGGCAAGGCCGGTGGCCTGCAGAATGAAGATACCATGCACTTTATTTTTAAGGCAAAAGATGGACGCATTGCCCGGGTGAGCGGCGTGTACAGCGGCCCCGTGCAACCGGTGATCCGCGACAGTGAGATGAGCTGTATCCTGCGGGGGACAGAAGGTTGCAGTCAGGGTGATTACATGGACCTGCGCTATGCCATTACCGATAAAATGGGTGAAGAGAAGATCGTTACCTGGGAACACAAGCTGAAACATTATTTCCGGTTTGAAGGCAAGAGCCACCATGCCGGTGAATACCAGAACTACCTGGAATATTTTGCTGATTCCATTGAGCAGGGTTTTACAGCCTATCCTGATCTGCAGGAAGGGATTGGGACGATTGCGGTGCTGAAGGCGATGGAGCAGTCTTTGGAGACGGGACTTCCTGTGAAGATATCTTCCATCTGGAAGTCATGATATAAACTAACGATTGCATGAGTAATATTTTAGACAAGCTTCAACCCATTGATTTCATCATTGTAGGCGTGTACCTCCTTATCCTGCTGATCATTGGCTACAAAGCCAGTTTTGGGAAGCGTAAACAGGATGAAACGCTTTTCCTAGCTGGTAATTCACTGGGCTGGGCCAGTATCGGCTTCAATATGTGGGGCACCAATGTGGGGCCTTCCATGTTACTGGCTTTTGCCAGCATTGGGTATAGTACAGGTATTGTAGCAGGCAACTTTGAATGGTATGCCTTTGTATTCCTCTTCCTGCTGTGCATGGTGTTTGCGCCGCGCTACCTGGCCGCCAGAGTATCTACCATGCCAGAGTTTATGGGTAACCGCTATGGCGATTCCACCCGCAATATGCTGGCCTGGTACGCACTGATCAAGATACTGATCTCCTGGCTGTCGCTGGGTTTGTTTGCCGGCGGCTTCCTGGTGCGGCAGATATTGAATATTCCCATGTGGCAATCGGTGATTGTGTTGGTATCGTTTGCCGGACTGTTTGCTTTTGCCGGTGGATTGAAAGCCATCGCCAGGGTGAATGTATTCCAGATGATCCTGCTGATTGTGGTATCGTTACTGCTCACTATTATCGGGGTACAAAAAGTAGGCGGTATTGAGGTGCTGTTTCACAAAGCGCCACCGGAGTACTGGAATCTTATTCATGCTGCCGATGATAAAAATTATCCCTGGCCTGCTATTTTATTGGGGTATCCGGTAGCGGCCGTGGCCTTCTTTTGTACGGATCAGGCCATGGTGCAATCTGTATTGGGCGCCCGCAACCTGGAGCAGGGACAGTTGGGCGTGAATTTTATCGGTTGGCTGAAGATCCTGTCGCTGCCTTTGTTTATTGTGCCCGGTATCCTGTGCTTTGAGTTGTTTCCCAACCTGGCCAATCCCAATGAAGCGTATATGACGATGGTGACCAATTTATTCCCGCCCGGTTTAAATGGTTTGGTGATCGTGGTGCTGATCGCTGTACTGGTAGGTACCATTGGTTCTTCCCTGAATTCCCTGAGTACAGTGTTTACGATGGATATTTACCGCAAGAAGATCAATCCCGCTGCCACCAACCAGCAACTGATACGCGTGGGGAGGATGACGGTAGCCGGTGGATGTTTATTTGCTATTGTGATGGCATTGGCCATTGACAATATTAAAGGACTCAACCTTTTTGATGTATTCCAGTCGGTACTGGGTTTTATTGCGCCGCCGTTGTCGGTGGTATTCCTGCTGTCTGTTTTCTGGAAACGTACTACGCGTAAGGCGGTCAACTTTACTTTGTCGGTGGGTTCTGCTTTTAGTTTGGGTGTGGGCGTATTGTACCTGTGGGTGCTTACGCCGGATAAATATCATTTCTGGCCGCATTACCTGTTGTTGTCCTTTTACATTTTTGCCGTGTTGTTCATCATTGCGGTATTGATCACCTTGCTGGACAGGCAACCGGTGACCAACGGGCATGCAGAGGGCGAATTACCTAAGCCTACCCGGCGGGTGTGGACGTTATGGATATTACTGATCATTGTTATGATCAGCCTGTATATTTTCTTTAATGGTCATCATTAACAATTATATCTATGAAATATAGATTGCTGACTATCCTGTTTATTGTTTCCTGTGCTTTGAGTACTTATGCCCAGCAAGCCACCTGGATCTGGTATCCCGGTGATTATGAAATATGGCTGGGCAATAAGATGCAGAACCGCCGTACGGAGAAAGGCGCTTTCTTTCCACCCTTCTGGCGTATGGATGCCCATTATGTATTGATGGACTTTCACAAGACATTTGACCTGGCTGCCCCAGAAGAAGTGGAAATAGTTGCAGAGGGAAGTTATAATGTGAAGCTGGATGCGAAGATGCTGCCCGGTACACCCACTAAGATCACGGTGCCGGCAGGAAAACATAAGATCAATATTAAAGTGCATAACCAGGAGAAGGTGCCGGCTATTTATGTGAAGGGCCGCACGATTGTATCGGACGCTTCCTGGCTGGTAACTTATGAAGACAAAGAATGGATTGATGAAACCGGCAAGGTGAGTGACCAAAGCGGTACTACCTGGCTGCAGGCCGGTAGCTGGCATTTCAATGACCCGCAGACAAAACCTTCCGCTTTCGTTCTGAGCACAACCTTGCAACAGCCGGTGCATACAGAAATAAAAGGCAACAGCCTGTTAATTGATTTTGGCAAAGAGACTTTTGGTTGCATACAATTGAACGGAGTAAGTGGCAAGGGACCTGTGACCATTTATTACGGAGAGTCGAAAGAAGAAGCACTGTCGCCGGAAGGATGTGAAACAATGGACAAGCTGGACATCAACAATGCTGCTAAGGGGCCGGTGGTGACCACACTCTCCAAAGCATTCCGGTATGTGAACATTCAGTATGATCCCGCTGTGAACATTGACTCGGTATCCATGTGGTATGAATTCCTGCCGGTGCAGGAGCGGGGTGGCTTCCGTTGTTCTGATGAACAGTTGAACAAGATCTACGAGGTGGCTAAGTACACGTTCCACCTCAATACCCGCGAGTTCTTTATTGATGGCATTAAGCGCGACCGGTGGGTATGGAGCGGAGATGCTTACCAAAGCTACCTCATGAATTATTATCTCTATTTTGATGAAGCAGCGGTGCGCAGGACCCTGTATGCCCTGCGGGGAAAAGATCCTATCAGCAGCCATATCAATACGATCATGGATTATACCTTTTACTGGTTCCTGGGCATCTATGATTATTATACCTATACGGGTGATAAAGCATTCCTGCAGCAATTGTATCCCCGCATGCAAAGTCTGATGGAATATTGCCTGGGCCGGCGCAATAAGGATGGATTGATGGAGGGGCTGTCCGGCGACTGGGTATTTATTGATTGGGCAGATGGCCTGAGTAAAAAGGGAGAAGTGAGCTTTGAGCAAATGCTGCTATGCCGCAGCCTGGAAACAATGGCCTTGTGCGCGCCTATGGCCAATGATACTGCAGGTGCAGCACGATATCAGAAGCTGGCTGCTGAGTTAAGACAGAAATTGTTTTCCCTTTACTGGAATGAATCGAAACAGGCGCTGGTGCACAGCCGGGTAAATGGTACGCCTACTGATAACGTGACCCGCTATGCCAATATGTTTGGTATCTTCTTTAATTACTTCAATGAACAGCAAAAGCAAGGCGTTAAGAAGAACGTATTACTAAACGACAATATCCAAAAGATCACTACCCCTTATATGCGTTTCTATGAACTGGAGGCGCTGTGTGCGATGGGAGAGCAGCAGTACGTGCTGAAGGAAATGAAGGATTACTGGGGCGGTATGCTCAACCTGGGCGCTACTTCTTTCTGGGAAGAATATAACCCCAATAAGAAAGGCGTGGAGCACTATGCCATGTATGGCAGGCCGTTTGGCAA comes from Paraflavitalea devenefica and encodes:
- a CDS encoding glycoside hydrolase family 2 protein, with amino-acid sequence MKYIDHKILLLLLTALASIGSFAQQTEKLYLSGTGNDHTVNWDFFCTEGRNAGKWTTIPVPSCWELQGFGKYNYGFDKDSVRGKEKGLYKYSFRVPARWKDKIIKIVFEGSMTDTEVKINGQLAGPVHEGAFYAFKYDITALLKPDADNLLEVTVAKHSANASVNEAERKADFWLFGGIFRPVYLEAYPECRMEEVEIDARANGRFFAFLNIFRPQQADKLILQLYTIDGKKFGPAINAPFNIRFGLTWIDTAFVNPRLWSPEFPNLYDAVFTLWKNGKPVHTVKQRFGFRTVEVKERDGIYVNDVKVKMKGVNRHSFWPTSGRTTSKAISIQDVLLMKEMNMNAVRMSHYPPDDHFLDVCDSLGLFVMDELAGWHGHYDTPTGKKLVEEMLAHDVNHPSIIFWANGNEGGHNFELDSLFVKGDIQLRPVVHPWQLFGGFDTQHYREYNYGIGNYNNGREIVMPTEFLHGWYDGGHGAGLQDYWEAMWHDPLSAGGFLWDFADQGVVRTDKNGELDTDKNRGADGILGPYHEKEGSFFTIKEVWSPVYVERREITPAFDGKFRLENRYFYTNINQCSFQWTLAKWEGGKRVDVKGTAVAPNIKPAGKGILSVALPVNWKQYDVLYLTAFDPYKRALFTWSFPIVRPAAVAAALVDTTGNGAVTITIADSLYQVTANGIQLVIHQRTGLLTSVRNAKGVIPFNNGPVLQEGVNNFNGYTHRFEGQQLVITSTFDRKNSFNTLEWTIYPSGWVKMQVNYFPEAYFTTLAGVNFSFPESDMKAVEYMGSGPYRVWKNRMKGTQFGVWRKDYNNTETGEAPWKYPEFKGYHANLYWCKFITSTQPFTVVTENEDMFLRLFTPAWKEDQWKNYMLYFPSGDISFMQGIAGIGTKTQRNETTGPMGTRHIYYDYEKDRSRAKELVLYFNFNEAQ
- a CDS encoding sugar phosphate isomerase/epimerase family protein, translating into MLLPSVLSAQEKTDKRYKIALIDLMLLKRQKLGALQLTKDLGADGVEVDMGGLGKRSTFDNQLLNDSVRQLYLDKIAALNIEIPSLAMTGYYAQSFCEREEYKQSIADCIKTMQLMNVKIAFLPMGVQCDLIKRPDLRSKVVERLREAGKMAQAAGVVIGIETPLSAKEQVKLLKEIGSPAIKIYFNVADALGAGRDLYKELQILGRTRICQIHCTNKDGVWLENDPQVDMKKMKATLDKMKWRGWLVVERSRDAKQATNVKANYGANTRYLKTIFQ
- a CDS encoding family 78 glycoside hydrolase catalytic domain; its protein translation is MNNKHLYRLLTLFLLCTGIMSVQAQEIKVDSLRCEMLTDPQGIDVTTPRLSWITIAHYQRQVVQTAYEIIVASTPEKLAANTGDIWNSGKVSSDQSIHVPYGGRPLTSRTACYWKVKVFTNKGTTAWSEPAQWTMGLLKPTDWKAKWIGYDKASPWDSVTQFSRLSARYFRKAFTSRAAVKRATVYIAGLGLYELYINGQKIGDQVLAPNPTDYRKSVLYNTHDVTRQLTKGANVVATVLGNGRYFTMRQDYKPKKINTFGYPKMLLQLEIEYTDGTRKTIVSDESWKLQVDGPIRTNNEYDGEEYDAAKELPNWNRVNYNDASWRKPQLVKAPEGKIVAQMSEPMRVMKTIRPVAVKKAGNGNYILDMGQNFAGWIKMRVSGKRGSTVQLRFAESLQPNGELYVANLRDAKVTDVYTLKGEGVETWKPSFVYHGFRYVEVSGYPGEPTFRDFEGQVVYDAIATTGSFNSSNATLNRIWQNAWWGIASNYKGIPVDCPQRNERQPWLGDRATGALGESFLFDNAALYTKWLNDIEQSQTAEGAIPDVAPAFWNYYSDNVTWPGTYILVADMLYRQYGDKQPIIKHYPSMKKWMGYMQKKYLKEFILTKDKYGDWCVPPESLELIKSRDSMRTTKGELIATAYYYRLLQHMQQFAKLAGREADVQAFAALAGKIKDAFNSRFYNVKTRNYDNNTVTANLLPLYFGITPDSAREQVFNHIYNKIRIEHHMHISTGVIGTQWLMRGLSDFGRSDIAYTLASNTTYPSWGYMAANGATTIWELWNGNTANPQMNSQNHVMLLGDLLTWYYENLAGIRSDDTEVGFKKIIMKPEIIDGINLVAGVYCGPYGHIISVWKKDSVNASFHWEVTVPANTKALIYIPADTVSNVTENGRPAVQSEGVRFIKVAGRYLVFEIASGTYEFVAQAPFKKGIVKDQFIFERAGFPESHAATIVETPKGLITAWFGGTKEGNKDVCIWTSRLVNGQWTEPVKVADGVINDTTRYPCYNPVLYQVPNGDLLLFYKIGSRVATWKGYMKRSTDNGLTWGEREDLPEGFLGPVKNKSILIGNELFCASSTEGNGWKVHFEVTSDWGKTWRKIGPINDGKTINAIQPSILTYKDGRLQVLCRSKNRSVIESWSADGGKTWSPVAATALPNNNSGTDAVTLKDGRQLIVYNHVKPAASLPNGKGARTPLNVAISEDGKIWSAALVLEDSPISQYSYPSVIQSADGMVHIVYTWRRERIKYIQVDPTKLELKPIVNEIWPGVKSGQLNASED